In Flavobacterium sp. N3904, one DNA window encodes the following:
- the rimO gene encoding 30S ribosomal protein S12 methylthiotransferase RimO: MRTKSLKKNKINVITLGCSKNVYDSEVLMGQLRASGKEVTHEAKAEDEGNIIVINTCGFIDNAKAESVNMILEYADKKERGLVDKVFVTGCLSERYRPDLEKEIPNVDQYFGTTELPALLKALGADYKHELLGERLTTTPKNYAYLKISEGCDRPCSFCAIPLMRGKNVSQTIEKLVKEAEGLAKNGVKELILIAQDLTYYGLDLYKKRALGELLEALVKVEGIEWIRLHYAFPTGFPMDVLEIMKREPKICNYIDIPLQHISDSILKSMRRGTTQEKTTQLLKDFRAAVPGMAIRTTLIVGYPGETQEDFNILKEFVQEMKFDRMGCFAYSHEENTHAYLLEDDVPDDVKQDRANEIMELQSQISWDLNQEKVGQTFRCIIDRKEGGHFVGRTEFDSPDVDNEVLIDATKHYVKTGEFVMIKIIEATEFDLYGEPV, translated from the coding sequence ATGAGAACGAAGTCTTTAAAAAAGAACAAAATAAATGTGATCACTTTGGGGTGTTCCAAAAATGTATATGACAGTGAAGTGCTAATGGGCCAACTCCGTGCAAGCGGAAAAGAAGTAACCCATGAAGCCAAAGCCGAAGATGAAGGAAATATTATTGTGATTAATACTTGCGGGTTTATTGATAATGCTAAAGCCGAATCGGTTAATATGATTTTGGAATATGCTGACAAAAAAGAAAGAGGACTTGTCGATAAAGTTTTTGTTACGGGTTGCTTGTCTGAAAGATACCGTCCGGATTTAGAAAAAGAGATTCCAAATGTAGATCAGTATTTTGGAACTACCGAATTACCTGCTTTATTGAAAGCTTTGGGAGCCGATTACAAACATGAATTACTGGGAGAACGTTTGACGACAACTCCTAAAAATTATGCTTATCTAAAAATTTCGGAAGGTTGTGATAGACCTTGTAGTTTTTGTGCGATTCCGTTAATGAGAGGAAAAAACGTTTCGCAAACCATTGAAAAGCTGGTAAAAGAAGCCGAAGGATTGGCCAAAAACGGTGTAAAAGAATTGATTTTAATCGCTCAGGATTTAACCTATTACGGGCTTGATTTATATAAAAAACGCGCTTTGGGCGAATTATTGGAAGCGTTGGTAAAAGTTGAAGGCATTGAGTGGATTCGTTTGCACTACGCCTTCCCAACTGGTTTCCCGATGGATGTGCTTGAAATCATGAAACGCGAACCTAAGATTTGTAATTATATTGATATTCCGTTGCAGCATATATCGGATTCAATTTTAAAATCTATGCGTCGTGGGACTACTCAAGAAAAAACAACACAATTATTAAAAGACTTTAGAGCTGCCGTTCCCGGAATGGCTATTCGTACCACTTTGATTGTGGGATATCCAGGAGAAACTCAGGAAGATTTTAATATTTTGAAAGAATTTGTTCAAGAAATGAAATTTGACCGAATGGGTTGTTTTGCTTATTCGCATGAAGAAAACACACATGCTTATTTACTGGAAGATGATGTTCCAGACGATGTAAAACAAGACCGCGCCAACGAAATAATGGAATTGCAATCACAGATTTCCTGGGATTTGAACCAAGAGAAAGTAGGCCAAACATTTAGATGTATTATTGACAGAAAAGAAGGTGGCCATTTTGTGGGCAGAACCGAATTTGACAGTCCAGATGTAGACAATGAAGTTTTGATAGACGCTACAAAACATTATGTAAAAACAGGTGAATTTGTAATGATAAAAATTATTGAAGCTACTGAATTTGATTTGTACGGAGAGCCGGTCTAG
- the rpsT gene encoding 30S ribosomal protein S20, whose translation MANHKSALKRIRSNEKRRVLNRYQHKTTRNAIKALRIATDKVDATSKLSNVISMIDKLAKKNIIHDNKASNLKSKLTKHVAKL comes from the coding sequence ATGGCAAATCATAAATCAGCTCTAAAGAGAATTAGAAGTAACGAAAAGAGAAGAGTATTAAATAGATACCAACACAAAACTACTCGTAATGCAATCAAAGCGTTAAGAATAGCTACAGACAAAGTTGATGCAACTTCTAAATTATCAAATGTAATTTCTATGATTGATAAATTGGCTAAGAAAAACATCATACATGATAATAAAGCTTCAAACTTGAAGTCAAAATTAACAAAACATGTTGCAAAATTGTAA
- a CDS encoding porin gives MKKVVTLLALILTTSISFAQETEEPAGSPATVFAGSADGYYKYDFSHVTNGYTSFTNTDNSFELGMVSLEASHKWKKASVFVDLGFGSRAKEFTYNDNPYSFMIKQLTFTYDVSDSFKFVAGTFGTHVGYELLDAVDNKNYSMSYAFTYGPFYNTGIKAQYTTGKLSFMAGVTNPTDFKSALETGTDAKTFIGQIAYVGETGSAYLNLSTGASNGAPRRDINDDLLPSDEDKTQFDFVATKKFGDKFALGFNATYANTSNNIDGDLDGDWFSLVLYPTYSISSNVLLAYRLEYLDSEDAAASMGALAGSSVIGNTLSLNYKVGNMTIIPEFRIDSASNDIFVANDGAFKGVNTYALVAATYTF, from the coding sequence ATGAAAAAAGTAGTAACACTCTTAGCATTAATATTAACAACAAGTATTTCATTTGCACAAGAAACGGAAGAACCGGCTGGATCGCCTGCAACTGTATTCGCAGGATCTGCAGATGGTTATTATAAATATGATTTTTCACATGTAACAAATGGTTACACCAGTTTTACCAACACTGACAATTCATTTGAATTAGGAATGGTTTCGCTTGAAGCCTCTCATAAATGGAAAAAAGCATCTGTTTTTGTAGATTTAGGATTTGGAAGTAGAGCGAAAGAATTTACATACAATGACAATCCGTACAGCTTTATGATTAAACAATTAACATTTACCTATGATGTTTCGGATAGTTTCAAATTTGTTGCAGGTACTTTTGGCACTCACGTAGGATATGAGTTACTTGACGCAGTAGACAACAAAAACTACAGTATGTCTTATGCCTTTACCTACGGTCCTTTTTACAACACAGGGATAAAAGCACAATACACCACAGGTAAATTGAGTTTTATGGCAGGTGTCACTAATCCAACAGATTTCAAATCGGCTCTTGAAACAGGAACAGACGCAAAAACTTTCATAGGACAAATTGCTTATGTTGGAGAAACAGGCAGTGCGTATTTAAATTTATCAACAGGCGCTTCTAATGGCGCTCCAAGAAGAGATATAAATGATGATCTTTTGCCTTCGGATGAAGACAAAACTCAATTTGACTTTGTAGCTACAAAAAAGTTTGGAGATAAATTTGCATTAGGATTTAATGCCACTTATGCAAATACTAGCAACAATATAGATGGTGATTTAGACGGAGATTGGTTTTCATTGGTTCTTTATCCAACCTATTCTATCAGCTCAAATGTATTATTAGCATATCGTTTAGAATATTTGGATTCAGAAGACGCAGCTGCTTCAATGGGGGCATTAGCTGGATCTTCGGTAATTGGCAATACATTATCTTTAAATTACAAAGTAGGCAACATGACCATTATTCCAGAGTTTAGAATTGACTCTGCCTCAAATGATATTTTTGTAGCCAACGACGGTGCATTCAAAGGCGTAAATACTTATGCTTTGGTAGCTGCTACTTATACATTCTAA
- a CDS encoding porin, whose protein sequence is MKKAVTLLALILTSSISFAQETVEPAGSPATVFAGSADGYYKYDFSHVTNGYTSFTNTDNSFELGMVSLEASHKWKKASVFVDLGFGSRAKEFTYNDNPYSFMIKQLTFTYDVSDSFKFVAGTFGTHVGYELLDAVDNKNYSMSYAFTYGPFYNTGIKAQYTTGKLSFMAGVTNPTDFKSALETGTDAKTFIGQIAYVGETGSAYLNLSTGASNGAPRRDINDDLLPSDEDKTQFDFVATKKFGDKFALGFNATYANTSNNIDGDLDGDWFSLVLYPTYSISSNVLLAYRLEYLDSEDAAASMGALAGSSVIGNTLSLNYKVGNMTIIPEFRIDSASNDIFVANDGAFKGVNTYALVAATYTF, encoded by the coding sequence ATGAAAAAAGCAGTAACACTCTTAGCATTAATATTAACATCAAGTATTTCATTTGCACAAGAAACAGTAGAACCGGCTGGATCACCAGCAACTGTATTCGCAGGATCTGCAGATGGTTATTATAAATATGATTTTTCACATGTAACAAATGGTTACACCAGTTTTACCAACACTGACAATTCATTTGAATTAGGAATGGTTTCGCTTGAAGCCTCTCATAAATGGAAAAAAGCATCTGTTTTTGTAGATTTAGGATTTGGAAGTAGAGCAAAAGAATTTACCTATAATGACAATCCGTACAGTTTTATGATTAAACAATTAACATTTACCTATGATGTTTCGGATAGTTTCAAATTTGTTGCAGGTACTTTTGGCACTCACGTAGGATATGAGTTACTTGACGCAGTAGACAACAAAAACTACAGTATGTCTTATGCCTTTACCTACGGTCCTTTTTACAACACAGGGATAAAAGCACAATACACCACAGGTAAATTGAGTTTTATGGCAGGTGTCACTAATCCAACAGATTTCAAATCGGCTCTTGAAACAGGAACAGACGCAAAAACTTTCATAGGACAAATTGCTTATGTTGGAGAAACAGGCAGTGCGTATTTAAATTTATCAACAGGCGCTTCTAATGGCGCTCCAAGAAGAGATATAAATGATGATCTTTTGCCTTCGGATGAAGACAAAACTCAATTTGACTTTGTAGCTACAAAAAAGTTTGGAGATAAATTTGCATTAGGATTTAATGCCACTTATGCAAATACTAGCAACAATATAGATGGTGATTTAGACGGAGATTGGTTTTCATTGGTTCTTTATCCAACCTATTCTATCAGCTCAAATGTATTATTAGCATATCGTTTAGAATATTTGGATTCAGAAGACGCAGCTGCTTCAATGGGGGCATTAGCTGGATCTTCGGTAATTGGCAATACATTATCTTTAAATTACAAAGTAGGCAACATGACCATTATTCCAGAGTTTAGAATTGACTCTGCCTCAAATGATATTTTTGTAGCCAACGACGGCGCATTCAAAGGTGTAAATACTTATGCTTTGGTAGCCGCTACTTATACATTCTAA
- a CDS encoding OmpP1/FadL family transporter: MKTKLLLLVVGLSFSVVHSQEITDAMRYAQNQLNGTARFTAMSGAFGALGGDLSSMNVNPAGSAVFVNNQFAFTMGNYNTKNNSNYFGTITSASDNSFDINQAGGVFVFKNQNPNSDWKKLSMAVNYENINNFDNSLFSAGTSPTKSVAEYFLNYANGVPLSLLENSRYADLDNGAQQAFLGYQGYVINPLIDSPNNALYTSNVRPGGKYYQESSAYASGYNGKLIFNTALQYKDKIYFGINLNSHFTDYVQSTNFYESNNNPLDLNYKVKSLNFSNDLHTYGVGFSFQVGTIVKVTNAIRLGVGYQSPTWFNLQDELSQRLASISSNSIDTLPPDVVDPLVINYYAPYDLRTPGSFTGSIAYVFGKTGLLSLDYKYKDYSCTQFGPENDPYYRGLNNDMYNSLGATNEIKVGAEYKIQNFSLRGGYRYEGSPYNNSSTIGDLNSLSGGLGYNFGSIKLDFAYVYAHSTSQQQFFSQGFTESAHINTYKNNVSMTLLFEM; the protein is encoded by the coding sequence ATGAAAACAAAACTATTGTTACTCGTAGTCGGACTATCATTTAGTGTAGTTCACTCTCAAGAAATTACTGACGCCATGCGTTATGCGCAAAATCAATTGAATGGAACAGCTCGTTTTACCGCCATGAGTGGTGCTTTTGGAGCTCTTGGGGGAGATTTATCTTCCATGAATGTAAACCCGGCAGGTTCTGCGGTTTTTGTAAACAATCAATTTGCCTTTACTATGGGCAATTACAATACCAAAAACAATTCCAATTACTTTGGGACTATAACTTCTGCCAGCGATAATTCATTCGATATCAATCAGGCTGGAGGTGTATTTGTTTTCAAGAACCAAAACCCAAATAGCGATTGGAAGAAACTGAGTATGGCAGTCAATTATGAAAACATCAATAATTTTGACAACTCCTTATTCTCTGCGGGGACCAGTCCAACAAAATCTGTTGCTGAGTATTTTTTGAATTATGCTAATGGTGTTCCTTTAAGTTTATTAGAAAATTCTCGTTATGCCGATTTAGACAATGGAGCACAACAAGCCTTTTTGGGCTACCAAGGGTATGTAATAAATCCATTAATAGATTCTCCAAATAATGCTTTGTACACTTCAAATGTGCGCCCTGGAGGAAAATATTACCAAGAAAGTAGTGCTTATGCCAGTGGTTATAATGGTAAATTAATCTTCAATACCGCATTACAGTACAAAGACAAAATCTATTTTGGAATCAATTTGAATTCGCATTTTACTGATTATGTACAATCTACCAACTTTTATGAGTCAAATAACAACCCGTTGGATTTGAATTACAAAGTTAAGAGTTTAAATTTCAGCAATGACCTGCATACGTATGGAGTTGGATTCTCATTTCAGGTAGGAACAATTGTAAAAGTCACCAATGCAATTCGTTTGGGAGTTGGGTATCAATCCCCAACATGGTTTAATCTTCAGGACGAATTATCCCAAAGATTAGCCAGTATTAGTAGTAATTCTATAGATACACTACCCCCAGACGTAGTAGATCCTTTGGTTATTAATTATTATGCCCCTTATGATTTACGTACTCCAGGAAGTTTTACAGGAAGTATTGCTTATGTTTTCGGAAAAACGGGCTTGCTAAGTCTGGATTACAAATACAAAGATTATAGCTGCACTCAATTTGGTCCAGAAAATGATCCGTATTATAGAGGTTTAAATAATGATATGTACAATTCATTGGGTGCAACAAACGAAATAAAAGTGGGTGCTGAATATAAAATTCAAAATTTCAGTTTGCGAGGAGGGTATCGCTATGAAGGTAGCCCTTATAATAACTCATCTACAATAGGAGATTTGAATAGTTTATCAGGTGGCTTGGGTTATAATTTTGGTTCTATAAAACTTGATTTTGCTTATGTTTACGCGCACAGCACCTCACAACAACAATTTTTCTCGCAAGGATTTACAGAGAGTGCACACATTAATACATACAAAAATAATGTTTCGATGACCCTGTTGTTTGAAATGTAA
- a CDS encoding DegT/DnrJ/EryC1/StrS family aminotransferase: MNYPKIWLSSPHMGGTELNYIHEAFDTNWIAPVGANITGFEHDLEKYLSKDVFVTALNSATAAIHLGLILLDVKAGDVVICQSMTFSASANPILYQGATPVFIDSELETWNLCPIALEAAIVDCIYKGQSPKAIITVHLYGVPYKIDEIRAIANKYNIPILEDSAEALGSSYKGQKCGTFGDISVFSFNGNKIITTSAGGAIVTFNQKLKKKVEFLASQSKDEAPHYQHSETGYNYQISNICAGIGRGQMKVLDEHIVLRRAMHDFYVTLFDNIPGITVFSTTSHDYFANYWLTSILINPSETKNGIDRETIRLTLLDSNIESRPLWKPMHLQPLFEKYPFYGNKIAETLFENGLSLPSGSNLTDSDRDRIGTVLLKLLS, translated from the coding sequence ATGAATTATCCTAAAATATGGTTATCCTCCCCCCACATGGGAGGTACCGAACTTAACTATATACACGAAGCATTTGATACAAATTGGATTGCTCCAGTGGGAGCAAATATTACTGGATTTGAACATGATTTGGAAAAATATTTATCAAAAGATGTTTTTGTAACAGCCCTCAACTCAGCTACGGCAGCCATTCATTTAGGACTAATCCTTTTGGATGTAAAAGCTGGTGATGTCGTTATTTGTCAATCCATGACTTTTTCGGCATCTGCCAATCCTATTTTGTATCAAGGTGCAACGCCTGTTTTTATCGACAGTGAACTCGAAACCTGGAATCTTTGCCCTATAGCTTTAGAAGCGGCCATCGTTGATTGTATTTACAAAGGACAAAGTCCGAAAGCAATCATTACGGTACATTTATACGGTGTTCCTTATAAAATCGATGAAATTCGAGCCATTGCCAATAAATACAATATCCCAATTCTAGAAGACAGTGCCGAAGCATTAGGCAGTAGCTACAAAGGCCAAAAATGTGGGACTTTTGGTGATATTAGCGTTTTTTCATTCAATGGAAACAAAATTATAACCACTTCCGCCGGCGGAGCGATTGTAACTTTTAATCAAAAATTAAAGAAAAAAGTTGAGTTTTTGGCATCACAGTCGAAAGACGAGGCTCCTCATTATCAACACAGTGAAACAGGATACAATTACCAAATAAGCAATATTTGTGCAGGTATTGGTCGAGGCCAAATGAAAGTACTTGACGAGCATATTGTTTTAAGAAGAGCTATGCATGATTTTTACGTAACCCTTTTTGATAACATCCCAGGAATAACTGTTTTCTCAACAACAAGCCATGACTATTTTGCAAATTACTGGCTGACCTCTATTTTGATCAACCCATCTGAAACCAAAAACGGAATTGACCGGGAAACCATTCGATTGACATTATTGGACTCTAATATAGAAAGTAGGCCTCTATGGAAGCCTATGCACTTACAGCCTTTGTTTGAAAAGTATCCATTTTATGGAAACAAAATTGCCGAAACCCTTTTTGAAAATGGTTTGAGCTTGCCATCAGGGTCAAATTTAACTGATTCGGATCGGGATCGAATAGGTACTGTTTTATTAAAATTACTGAGTTGA
- a CDS encoding tyrosine-protein phosphatase, producing MSFIIKLIVLFFFASNKAILKDLIPDNHVDIHSHLMPGIDDGARTFEQSLDLVRSLQELRVSQFITTPHIMGHVWKNTKEGILELKNQTVKELEKHSVVVPFQAAAEYMVDDQFVKLFQAGELLALKGKHVLIEMSYVNAPMQLYAILFDLQIAGYIPVLAHPERYTFYHNNFDEYLKLKRVGCLFQLNLLAVVGYYGESIAKIAEQLLQKGMYDFVGSDVHHSKHIAAFEQRVKWKEVTALEEVIKNNQFFRIE from the coding sequence TTGTCTTTCATTATTAAATTAATTGTATTGTTTTTCTTTGCTTCAAATAAAGCCATTTTAAAGGATTTGATTCCAGACAATCACGTTGATATCCATTCACATCTCATGCCAGGAATTGATGATGGGGCCAGAACTTTTGAGCAAAGTCTTGACTTGGTCCGATCTCTTCAGGAACTTCGTGTTTCCCAGTTTATTACTACTCCCCATATTATGGGTCATGTGTGGAAAAACACAAAGGAAGGTATTCTGGAACTTAAAAATCAAACGGTAAAAGAATTGGAAAAGCACTCCGTTGTTGTGCCTTTTCAGGCTGCTGCTGAATATATGGTAGACGATCAGTTTGTGAAACTTTTTCAGGCGGGTGAATTATTGGCTTTAAAAGGTAAACATGTATTGATCGAGATGTCTTATGTAAATGCGCCAATGCAATTGTATGCCATTCTTTTTGATTTGCAGATTGCTGGGTATATTCCTGTTTTGGCGCACCCGGAGCGATACACATTTTATCATAATAATTTTGATGAATACCTAAAACTTAAAAGGGTTGGTTGTCTTTTTCAGTTAAACTTGTTGGCAGTTGTTGGTTATTATGGAGAATCTATTGCTAAAATTGCTGAGCAATTACTCCAAAAAGGAATGTATGATTTTGTAGGATCTGACGTGCATCATAGTAAGCACATTGCTGCGTTTGAACAGAGAGTAAAATGGAAAGAGGTAACTGCACTTGAGGAAGTTATAAAAAACAATCAGTTTTTTAGAATTGAATAG
- a CDS encoding N-acetylmuramoyl-L-alanine amidase → MKKHFYYLIIILIVSSCATNPHKKSEKVYDTQINSLKETLSVKEAVPLQNETVIVIDSVAYRYKNQLLNYKDTLSKTDSKILNNGIVSEWVGTVNFNLRKPNFIIIHHTAQDSVQQTLKTFTLKESKVSAHYVISRDGKVIHMLNDYLRAWHAGNGSWGKDTDMNSGSIGIELDNNGTEAFSDIQINSLLALLTKLKKDYNIPTQNIIGHADIAPTRKKDPSALFPWKLLALNGFGIWPDEILPCPPDDFNAEQGLQVIGYNTKNLSAAIIAFKLHYIQTEVNDILDEKTISTIYSIYTK, encoded by the coding sequence ATGAAAAAGCACTTTTATTACCTTATTATAATTCTTATTGTATCCTCTTGCGCCACCAATCCCCATAAAAAAAGTGAGAAGGTTTATGATACTCAAATAAATTCTTTGAAAGAAACCCTTTCTGTAAAAGAAGCAGTGCCTTTGCAAAACGAAACAGTAATTGTAATTGACAGTGTCGCTTATAGATACAAAAACCAACTGCTAAATTATAAAGACACACTTTCTAAAACTGATTCTAAGATTTTGAATAACGGCATAGTATCAGAATGGGTGGGAACGGTAAACTTTAATTTAAGAAAACCCAATTTTATCATTATCCATCATACGGCTCAGGATTCGGTTCAACAAACGTTAAAAACATTTACATTAAAAGAAAGCAAAGTTAGCGCCCATTATGTGATTTCAAGAGATGGAAAAGTAATACACATGCTGAATGATTATTTGAGAGCTTGGCATGCAGGAAATGGCTCTTGGGGCAAAGATACCGATATGAACTCAGGTTCAATTGGAATTGAGCTAGACAACAACGGTACAGAAGCATTCTCAGACATCCAAATTAATAGTTTGCTGGCTTTATTGACCAAATTAAAAAAAGATTATAACATTCCAACACAAAACATCATTGGGCATGCAGACATTGCACCTACCAGAAAGAAAGATCCGAGCGCATTGTTTCCATGGAAACTTCTTGCACTGAATGGATTTGGAATCTGGCCAGATGAAATACTCCCTTGTCCTCCAGATGATTTTAATGCAGAACAAGGCTTACAAGTAATAGGCTACAACACAAAAAATCTTTCAGCAGCCATTATCGCTTTTAAACTTCATTATATACAGACTGAAGTTAATGATATCTTAGACGAAAAAACGATTAGCACTATTTACTCGATTTACACAAAATAA
- the proS gene encoding proline--tRNA ligase has translation MSKNLTTRAEDYSKWYNELVVKADLAENSGVRGCMVIKPYGYAIWEKMQAELDRMFKETGHQNAYFPLFVPKSMFEAEEKNAEGFAKECAIVTHYRLKNDPDKPGKLMVDPNAKLEEELIVRPTSEAIIWSTYKGWVQSYRDLPLLINQWANVVRWEMRTRLFLRTAEFLWQEGHTAHATKGEAIEESEKMMNVYADFAENFMAIPVIKGLKTETERFAGAEETYCIEALMQDGKALQAGTSHFLGQNFAKAFDVKFANAEGKQEHVWGTSWGVSTRLMGALVMTHSDDQGLVLPPNLAPIQVVIVPIYKTDEQLEAISNEVDVLMKAFKKLNISVKFDNRTTQKPGFKFAEWELKGVPVRIAVGPKDLENGTFEVARRDTLTKEVVSKDGITTYISNLLEEIQKDLFEKALNYRNTHITEVNSFDEFKAVLDGEGGFVSAHWDGTAVTEEKIKELTKATIRCIPLGREEQAGSCVFTGNSSVGRVLFAKAY, from the coding sequence ATGAGCAAGAATCTTACAACAAGAGCAGAAGATTATTCAAAATGGTATAATGAGTTGGTTGTTAAGGCCGATTTAGCCGAAAATTCAGGAGTTAGAGGATGTATGGTAATAAAGCCGTATGGTTATGCTATATGGGAAAAAATGCAGGCTGAATTAGACAGGATGTTTAAAGAAACAGGGCACCAAAATGCTTATTTTCCTTTGTTCGTTCCAAAGAGTATGTTTGAAGCAGAAGAAAAAAATGCCGAAGGATTTGCCAAAGAGTGTGCTATTGTAACTCATTATAGATTGAAAAATGATCCTGATAAACCAGGGAAACTTATGGTTGATCCTAATGCAAAATTAGAAGAAGAACTAATTGTTCGTCCTACAAGTGAAGCAATAATTTGGTCTACCTATAAAGGTTGGGTACAATCATACAGGGATTTGCCTTTATTGATTAATCAATGGGCTAATGTTGTACGTTGGGAAATGAGAACTCGTTTGTTTTTAAGAACTGCAGAGTTTTTATGGCAGGAAGGGCATACTGCTCATGCTACAAAAGGTGAAGCTATAGAGGAATCGGAGAAAATGATGAACGTCTATGCTGATTTTGCCGAAAATTTCATGGCAATTCCCGTTATTAAAGGATTAAAAACAGAAACCGAACGTTTTGCAGGAGCTGAAGAAACCTATTGTATTGAAGCATTAATGCAAGATGGAAAAGCTTTGCAAGCAGGGACTTCTCATTTTTTGGGTCAAAATTTTGCAAAAGCATTTGATGTGAAATTTGCCAATGCCGAAGGGAAACAAGAGCATGTTTGGGGAACCTCTTGGGGAGTTTCAACACGATTAATGGGTGCGTTAGTAATGACGCATTCTGACGATCAAGGATTGGTATTGCCTCCAAATTTGGCGCCCATACAAGTGGTTATTGTTCCTATATATAAAACTGATGAGCAATTGGAGGCAATTTCCAATGAAGTTGATGTTTTGATGAAAGCTTTCAAAAAATTGAACATATCGGTAAAATTTGATAATAGAACGACACAAAAACCAGGTTTTAAATTTGCCGAATGGGAATTGAAAGGTGTGCCGGTTCGAATTGCTGTAGGACCAAAAGATTTAGAAAACGGTACTTTTGAAGTAGCAAGAAGAGATACATTGACCAAAGAAGTAGTTTCTAAAGATGGAATTACAACTTATATCAGCAATTTGTTAGAAGAAATCCAAAAAGATTTGTTCGAAAAAGCATTAAATTATAGAAATACTCATATTACCGAGGTAAATAGTTTTGATGAGTTTAAAGCGGTTCTGGATGGTGAAGGTGGCTTTGTTTCAGCACATTGGGATGGTACGGCGGTTACAGAAGAGAAGATTAAGGAATTGACAAAAGCGACCATTAGATGCATTCCTTTAGGTAGGGAAGAACAGGCGGGAAGCTGTGTGTTTACTGGAAATTCTTCTGTTGGAAGAGTGTTGTTTGCAAAGGCATATTAA